In Citrus sinensis cultivar Valencia sweet orange chromosome 2, DVS_A1.0, whole genome shotgun sequence, a single genomic region encodes these proteins:
- the LOC102622501 gene encoding sister chromatid cohesion 1 protein 4 isoform X2: MSLIMPNLPFIDSILFPDVPIALRLSSHLLLGVVRIYSRKVNYLFDDCSEALLKIKQAFRSTAVDLPPEESTAPYHSITLPETFDLDDFELPDNDIFQGNYVDHHVSTREQITLQDTMDGMAYSTSQFGLDERFGDGDASQMGLDLDEDLLLDKGTAAGHGVSDADPQGSVKPTTHWEQDNISERMNEISEERTVNDGANQLERVGLDAEPIEYAEAPSTPGLVQEPNLSSGQKALASYDHFESEDQNSNELMATESRVNDLSNSDCHNGDGHTADWPLHKDSNHDTVQCMLPEKNGYHVRDAAVKQAESLGESVKSMPFVPDGSEGTINPLDGSKRFKNLQNAPGMLSGESQQVNSDKTAASLNCTNVTCDMQDLNPETCPGSTNMPVSEDRLADYQASNKKKSHNDAEVSDNAAGSGSLVVVDADIHACPDAKDPKMLNIDVAHEETASVSINVLKPCSYHTSDPHMSSPGHDNSLAQNLQPLGVDLHSSERSKMNQASVDVQGEECYLTDVMQSEKSQISGPSVCGDIQEDNGTLDEPLDNATASNNELKKLNNSITSDLPAPEKLLSVPEGLLNKPNDLIVESTPEKEVLAGSGGVDAGNKLNSGKKRSYTESTITVESLNSSESFGVDRTKRNSEFIPDDDDLLSSILVGRKSSVLKMKPTPPVREVASRKRARSASQTNALKRKVLMDDTMVLHGDVIRQQLTNTEDIRRIRKKAPCTGPEILMIQMQFLEDDIFNEPIFTGMSAELTSVHCEIHDLSKISISETDKDHGSSEIANDIGCSIAPNVIEGGKQGSKEPVALRNNGDTQPAETSIQTESHQGIDHQFGAQNTDAQGHINSDTDVVKTVQNEPLAELNEMDVDRGNVEVAEEASCSVNHGFGTSSQTDVASAEVCNQPTGDKTNTVDASLLVDTVCLTPEPTVDAQPVEVGTSVAKMDNAKGVEDTEVIDRNIENIVAVETEAKGTDGVLVEEGKVGVSVENGADVETDRSVLTDAVNTQEGVSLETGGYNDLAAANGDNSRLEVRNEDGPLAGDWGSNGKDPTSNHMFSEEPVIDSTNSVELGGDTINVSLDDGKSQVDLRSPMDDGRMEIEEVTIGNDTEFLNVNDDEVAEDYDDGDGCPEDARVLENSGWSSRTRAVSKYLQTLFVREPVQGRKVLALDHLLVGKTRKEASRMFFETLVLKTKDYIHVEQARPLDNINIKPGAKLMKADF; the protein is encoded by the exons atgtcattaattatGCCTAATCTGCCATTTATTG ACTCTATCCTATTTCCGGATGTGCCTATTGCACTTCGTTTGTCCAGCCATCTGTTGCTTGGTGTAGTGAGGATATATTCTCGAAAGGTGAATTACCTTTTTGATGATTGCAGTGAGGCTTTGCTTAAGATAAAGCAAGCTTTTCGCTCCACTGCCGTTGATTTACCACCAGAAGAATCAACTGCCCCGTATCACTCAATCACCTTACCAGAGACTTTTGatcttgatgattttgagcTGCCAGATAATGACATTTTTCAGGG TAACTATGTCGATCATCACGTCAGTACAAGGGAGCAAATCACTCTTCAAGATACCATGGATGGCATGGCATACTCCACATCACAATTTGGATTGGATG AACGTTTTGGTGATGGTGATGCTTCCCAAATGGGTTTGGACCTTGATGAg GACCTGTTATTAGACAAGGGTACTGCTGCAGGGCATGGAGTTTCAGA TGCTGATCCTCAGGGATCTGTCAAACCGACGACACATTGGGAACAAGATAATATAAGTGAGCGGATGAATGAAATTTCTGAAGAAAGAACAGTGAATGATGGTGCAAATCAG CTTGAAAGAGTTGGTTTGGATGCTGAACCCATTGAGTATGCGGAGGCACCTTCGACTCCTGGATTGGTGCAAGAGCCAAACTTGTCTAGTGGTCAGAAAGCTCTGGCCAGTTATGATCACTTTGAATCAGaagatcaaaattcaaatgaatTGATGGCTACAGAGAGCAGAGTAAATGATCTAAGTAATTCTGATTGTCACAATGGGGATGGCCACACTGCTGATTGGCCTTTGCACAAGGATTCTAATCATGATACCGTACAGTGCATGCTCCCTGAGAAGAATGGCTATCATGTCAGAGATGCAGCAGTCAAACAAGCAGAATCACTTGGTGAGTCTGTTAAATCTATGCCTTTTGTACCAGATGGTTCAGAAGGGACCATTAATCCTCTAGATGGttcaaaaagatttaaaaatctGCAAAATGCTCCAGGCATGCTGTCTGGGGAATCCCAACAAGTCAACTCAGACAAAACTGCTGCATCCCTTAATTGCACTAATGTCACCTGTGATATGCAAGACCTGAATCCTGAAACTTGTCCGGGTAGCACCAATATGCCTGTATCAGAAGACCGTCTGGCTGATTATCAAGCgtcaaataagaaaaagtcCCATAATGATGCTGAGGTTTCTGATAATGCTGCAGGATCAGGCTCACTTGTGGTTGTTGATGCAGATATTCATGCTTGTCCGGACGCTAAGGATCCCAAGATGTTGAACATCGATGTTGCTCATGAAGAGACAGCATCTGTTAGTATTAACGTGCTAAAACCATGCAGCTACCATACGAGTGACCCTCATATGTCATCTCCTGGGCATGATAATTCACTGGCTCAGAACTTGCAACCTCTGGGTGTTGATCTACACTCATCAGAAAGATCTAAAATGAATCAGGCTTCTGTTGATGTGCAAG GTGAAGAGTGCTATCTGACAGACGTTATGCAATCTGAGAAAAGTCAGATATCAGGGCCTTCTGTATGTGGAGATATTCAAGAAGATAACGGAACATTAGATGAGCCGTTGGACAATGCAACTGCCagtaataatgaattaaaaaagttaaataattccATCACTTCTGATTTGCCTGCACCAGAAAAGCTACTGTCTGTACCAGAGGGCCTTCTCAACAAACCAAATGATTTGATAGTCGAGTCTACACCAGAAAAAGAAGTCTTAGCTGGGAGTGGTGGGGTTGATGCTGGAAACAAACTTAATTCTGGAAAAAAGCGAAGTTACACAGAGAGTACAATAACAGTGGAGAGTTTAAACTCATCCGAATCCTTTGGGGTGGACAGAACTAAGAGAAATTCAGAGTTTATccctgatgatgatgatttgttGTCATCAATTTTAG TGGGAAGGAAATCTTCTGTTCTCAAAATGAAGCCCACGCCACCTGTCCGTGAAGTTGCATCCAGAAAGCGTGCCCGATCTGCATCCCAGACTAATGCTTTGAAGAGGAAGGTTCTTATGGATGATACCATGGTTTTGCACGGCGA TGTAATACGTCAACAGTTGACAAATACTGAAGACATACGTCGCATACGGAAAAAAGCTCCTTGCACTGGCCCTGAAATTTTGATGATTCAGATGCAGTTTTTGGAGGatgatatttttaatgaacCCATATTTACTG GTATGTCAGCTGAACTAACGAGTGTGCACTGTGAAATACATGATCTAAGCAAAATCAGTATTTCTGAAACCGACAAAGATCATGGTTCTTCTGAAATTGCAAATGATATTGGGTGCTCTATAGCACCTAATGTAATTGAAGGTGGAAAGCAAGGGAGCAAAGAACCTGTGGCTCTCAGAAATAATGGCGATACGCAACCTGCTGAGACTTCTATCCAGACTGAGAGCCATCAAGGCATTGACCATCAATTTGGTGCTCAAAATACTGATGCTCAAGGGCATATAAATTCTGATACTGATGTAGTTAAAACAGTGCAAAATGAACCTTTGGCTGAATTAAATGAAATGGACGTTGACAGAGGAAATGTTGAAGTTGCTGAGGAGGCTTCTTGCTCTGTGAATCATGGGTTTGGAACATCATCTCAGACTGATGTTGCTTCTGCAGAAGTTTGTAACCAGCCAACTGGAGATAAAACGAACACTGTAGATGCTTCTCTGCTGGTGGATACCGTGTGCTTGACCCCTGAGCCGACGGTGGATGCACAACCTGTTGAAGTGGGCACTTCTGTAGCAAAAATGGACAATGCAAAAGGTGTTGAAGACACAGAAGTTATAGACCGAAACATTGAAAATATTGTTGCAGTTGAAACGGAAGCAAAAGGAACGGATGGGGTCTTGGTGGAGGAAGGCAAAGTTGGTGTATCTGTTGAAAATGGAGCTGATGTTGAAACAGATCGTTCAGTACTTACTGACGCAGTGAATACTCAAGAAGGTGTATCTCTCGAAACTGGAGGGTACAATGACCTGGCTGCTGCAAATGGTGACAATAGTAGGCTAGAGGTTAGGAATGAGGATGGACCTCTGGCTGGGGACTGGGGTTCCAATGGGAAGGACCCGACCTCTAACCATATGTTTAGTGAAGAACCGGTAATAGATTCTACAAATTCAGTTGAACTTGGTGGAGACACAATTAATGTTTCATTGGATGATGGAAAAAGTCAAGTTGATTTACGGAGCCCGATGGATGATGGAAGAATG GAAATTGAAGAAGTAACTATTGGCAATGATACAG aaTTTTTGAATGTAAATGATGATGAAGTAGCTGAAGATTATGATGATGGTGACGGGTGTCCTGAGGATGCTCGTGTTCTTGAGAATAGTGGATGGTCTTCCCGCACCAG GGCTGTTTCCAAGTATTTGCAAACTTTATTTGTTAGGGAACCTGTGCAAGGAAGGAAGGTTCTTGCTCTGGACCATCTATTAGTGGGTAAAACTCGAAAGGAAGCATCAAGGATGTTTTTTGAAACTCTG GTTCTCAAAACAAAGGATTACATCCACGTAGAACAGGCAAGGCCTTTGGACAACATTAATATAAAGCCTGGAGCAAAACTCATGAAAGCAGACTTCTGA